One genomic segment of Pandoraea sputorum includes these proteins:
- a CDS encoding (2Fe-2S)-binding protein, producing the protein MAVSNTVAGPVTLSVNGERHTAAEAAPDTPLLYVLRNDLLLNGPKYGCGLGQCGACTVLVDGQPTRSCVVPVSIAREREITTLEGLGRIGDLHPIQRAFIDEQAAQCGYCLNGMIMSAKALLDRNPTPSDSEIHAALRFNLCRCGTHYEIVKAVHRAAQYLQNGTDR; encoded by the coding sequence ATGGCTGTATCGAATACCGTCGCAGGACCAGTCACGCTGAGCGTGAACGGCGAGCGCCATACCGCAGCGGAGGCGGCTCCCGACACGCCGCTGCTCTACGTCCTTCGCAACGATCTTTTGCTCAACGGCCCGAAGTACGGCTGCGGGCTTGGTCAATGCGGCGCGTGCACGGTGCTCGTGGACGGTCAGCCCACACGCTCGTGCGTGGTTCCCGTCAGCATCGCGCGCGAACGTGAGATCACCACGCTGGAAGGGCTTGGCAGGATCGGCGATCTGCATCCGATCCAGCGCGCTTTCATTGACGAGCAGGCGGCCCAGTGCGGGTACTGTCTGAACGGCATGATCATGAGCGCCAAGGCATTGCTCGATCGCAATCCGACGCCTAGCGACAGCGAAATCCACGCCGCGTTGCGCTTCAATCTGTGTCGCTGCGGGACACACTACGAAATCGTCAAGGCCGTGCACCGCGCGGCGCAATACCTACAAAATGGCACGGATCGATAA